From Solidesulfovibrio carbinoliphilus subsp. oakridgensis, the proteins below share one genomic window:
- a CDS encoding acyltransferase family protein: MNDAVKPSFLLGPVREPIDRDVSKRIDILRIILIGLIVLAHGARGITVRIADSGGTGPVADLMVNILNGHVDFVAVPLFFTISGFLFLRKFELTLPAYGEMVRSKFISLLIPYVLFNGLLAAWFYCVGSIEMMGSWGFLQSEGLVTKILGLGTTPVNYPLWFLRDLLVVFLLSPVLLLFFKEAPGVGLITLFVLWAGMDPAPYSYYGDFFAFYLGGYLARTRLPLAGVSWWQRAGAWLFVGLTIVLVAHQPLGITVDSVRLFLFKCNLVLGLVFFWRISAFSFIRDSAVLHSMARHSFFVYLAHEPTMSILQTRLLAVWKPVGDLQQIAFYWLSGLTVIVLLWGLGEVLSRLVPAVYAVATGARRSARRPAPPLAATSGE; encoded by the coding sequence GTGAACGATGCCGTCAAGCCGTCCTTCCTGCTCGGGCCGGTCCGGGAGCCCATTGACCGCGATGTTTCCAAGCGCATCGACATCTTGCGCATCATCCTCATCGGCCTGATCGTCCTGGCCCACGGCGCCCGGGGCATCACCGTGCGCATCGCCGATTCCGGCGGCACGGGACCGGTGGCCGATCTCATGGTCAATATCCTGAACGGGCACGTGGATTTCGTGGCTGTGCCGCTTTTTTTCACCATTTCCGGCTTTCTTTTCCTGCGCAAGTTCGAGCTGACCCTGCCGGCTTACGGTGAGATGGTGCGCAGCAAATTCATCTCGCTCCTCATTCCCTACGTGCTCTTCAATGGCCTGCTCGCGGCCTGGTTCTATTGCGTCGGCAGCATCGAGATGATGGGCTCGTGGGGTTTTCTCCAGTCCGAAGGGCTCGTCACCAAGATCCTTGGCCTCGGCACCACCCCGGTCAACTATCCCCTGTGGTTTCTGCGCGATCTGCTCGTGGTCTTCCTGCTTTCCCCGGTGCTGCTCCTTTTTTTCAAGGAGGCCCCGGGCGTCGGCCTCATCACCCTGTTCGTGCTCTGGGCCGGCATGGACCCCGCGCCATACTCCTATTACGGCGATTTCTTCGCCTTCTACCTCGGCGGCTATCTGGCCAGGACCCGGCTGCCCCTGGCCGGTGTCTCGTGGTGGCAGCGGGCCGGCGCATGGCTCTTTGTCGGCCTGACCATCGTGTTGGTCGCCCACCAGCCCCTCGGCATCACTGTGGACAGCGTCCGCCTGTTTCTTTTCAAGTGCAACCTCGTGCTTGGCCTGGTCTTTTTCTGGCGGATCTCGGCCTTTTCTTTTATCCGCGACAGCGCCGTGCTCCACAGCATGGCCCGGCACAGCTTTTTCGTCTATCTTGCCCACGAACCGACCATGTCCATCCTTCAGACGCGGCTCCTGGCCGTGTGGAAACCGGTTGGCGACCTCCAGCAGATCGCCTTTTACTGGCTTTCGGGCCTGACGGTCATCGTGCTCTTGTGGGGCCTTGGCGAGGTTTTGTCCCGGCTGGTTCCGGCGGTCTACGCCGTGGCCACCGGGGCCCGCCGCTCCGCCCGGCGGCCAGCGCCGCCCCTGGCCGCAACGTCCGGCGAGTGA